Proteins encoded within one genomic window of Eurosta solidaginis isolate ZX-2024a chromosome 1, ASM4086904v1, whole genome shotgun sequence:
- the LOC137253846 gene encoding peptidyl-prolyl cis-trans isomerase FKBP2, which yields MKLYFLLLLSTLFIISAPAKDDAKPTVRIGIKKRAENCETKSRKGDLVHVHYRGTLQDGTEFDSSYGREKAFTVKLGAGQVIKGWEQGLLGMCEGEKRRLVIPPELGYGKAGAGDKIPADATLIFEVEMEKIERTKKNEF from the exons ATGAAGCTTtactttttactacttttatcgaCTTTATTTATCATAAGCGCACCTGCCAAAGACGATGCAAAGCCGACAGTAAGAATTGGTATTAAAAAGAGGGCGGAGAATTGTGAAACGAAATCACGGAAAGGGGACCTCGTGCACGTTCATTACAGG GGTACCTTGCAAGATGGCACTGAATTCGATAGCAGTTATGGGCGCGAAAAAGCGTTTACAGTAAAACTCGGTGCCGGCCAAGTGATTAAGGGGTGGGAGCAAGGACTATTAGGCATGTGCGAAGGTGAGAAACGGCGTTTAGTCATACCTCCTGAATTGGGTTACGGTAAGGCTGGTGCAGGGGACAAGATACCAGCGGATGCAACACTTATCTTCGAAGTTGAAATGGAAAAAatagaaagaacaaaaaaaaatgaattttaa